The Nostoc cf. commune SO-36 genomic sequence TATTCGATAGTCTTTATCACACTCAAAAAGATTGGCAAAGCCTTTACGAACTTGACCGTCCCCACACTCTAGAAGGCATTGCCAAGAAAATTGATTACTGTTTGCAACAATACCCCGATCCAGAAGCGCTGAGAATCGTGATTGCTAGCGATCATGGTCAAATGATGGGTACTTCCGAAAAAATCACCCACTGCCCCCCAGAACTGGAACCAAAGGGGAGAATGGCGATCGGTAAAACAGATGATACCAGGTTTGTGGTTTTGGAAGGCAATCGCTACGGTCTTCCTCACGATATTAGTATTGTTAAAGGCTCCGCCAGCTTAGGTTCTTTTAGCTACACTAGCAATAAAAAAATTATCGGTTCTCACGGTGGGCTATTTCCCGAAGAAGTTGTGGTCGGCGTATCTGTTCTGCGAAAATCGATCCAACGTCTTCCTGTACTGCTTTTTTGCTTGAGTGAAGGCAAACCCAGACAGGCAGGAAAACTAGAAATTACTATTGAGAATCCTAACTCAGTGCCGCTAACAGACCTTTGCCTATATATTCACGAACTACCTGATTTTCAGCAGGGAAAACTATTAAAACAGGAAATTCCTGCTAATCAGCGCTTCAGTTTTCAGATAATAATTCCCGAAGTACCCCCATTGCCCCCAAATTATCCGGGAAATAACTTATCTTTAACTGGCAATTTAACTTTTAGGTTTGCCTATGCTGAAATTGAAAGCACTGCTCTCACTCCTGACTCAAAAATTATTATTAACCAAATATATAGTAGTGGATTTGATATAGATGAATTCTTGGGAAGCAACAACCTATAATAACGATTTGGTTCGTGAGGTTTTCGGAAATCTCTGTATTGATAAAACTAGACTCCCATCTAGTGGACTCAGTTCTATTGGCGTGCCTAGTTTTGTGGCTGAATGGTTATTAGATAAAATAGTGCCCGGTTCAGGAACACTTACATCAATAGAATTAGAGAAAATCGATAGTTTTATTAAAAAAGCCTTTCCCCGGAAAGATGACCGGAATGAAATTATTTTTGACCTTACTCAAGGGGAAATCCGAAAACTCATTGCTTTAATGCAGGTACGCATTAAATTAGAACAGGGAGGAAAAGTAATTCCTGAACCATTGGCACAAATTCCGGTATTAAATTTGACTGAATGTAGCATTGCGACTGATATTGTCGAACGTTATAAAATACTGCTACGCCAAGGAATATGGGGCAAAATTACTCTAGCTATGCTTCCCGATGGCAAAGTTGAAGTGATGGATTTTGAACCATTTCAATGTTCACAAGTTGATTTACAAGGCTATGCGGAATGTCGGGAAAAATTTAATACACAACAATGGCGGGATTTAATATTTTGCTCAATGGGTTTTAACCCCCAGCATCCCAGTTATCAGCAGGAAGCTAAAACATGGATATTGGCTAGGTTATTACCATTAGTGGAAGCTAATTATCATGTCATAGAATTAGCTCCTAAAGGTACTGGAAAAAGCTTCTTTTTTGAAAATATCAGTAGTAAAGTTACTTTAATTAGTGGTGGTAAAGTTACTCCTGCCCAATTGTTTATCAACGGCAGAACTAAAGAAGTTGGGTTACTCGGTCGTCATGAAGTTGTGGTTTTAGATGAAGTTCAAAGTTTAACCTTCGATAATCCTGAAGAGATGATTGGCCCACTGAAAAATTATCTGGCTAGTGGTCGTTATAATCGTTCTGGTTTTGCAGATATTTCTAGTGACTGTGGGTTAGTGATGCTAGCTACAGCGCTTCCCGCTATTATGCAATACAGTTTTTCTTATTGCCTCTCTCCTAACATAGCTTTTAGCTTTGAGGATGTACCTCATAGCTGCCGGAAGTGCTGTAATATTGAATTAGACGATCAATTAGAACCACGCAATGAAGATAATTTAATTGCTAACCTCCCCAAGTTTTTTGCCGAAACTGCATTATTAGACCGATTATCTGGTATTATTCCCGGCTGGAAAATTCCCAAGTTTCAAAAAGAAATGATAGCTTCTCAAGTTGGTTTGAAAATGGATTTTTTTGGTGAAGTATTGCTATCTCTACGCCAAGACAATCGCTTCAGGTTCTACGTAGAACAGCATACTAAATTTGCCAAAAATGTAACTATTCGTGACCAAAATGCTATTCTCAAATCAGCATCAGGTTTTCTAAAAATTCTCTATCCTCATTTGGAATTAACATTAATGGACTACGAGCGTGATTGCCTGGAACCCGCTTGTAAACTACGCCAAGCAATCCGAAATTCGCTATATTATCTCGATGAGGAATTTAGACAGTTTTTGGTAGAGAAATTTATGTGGAGACAAAGTAAGTACTAGAATCACCAAAAATATTGATTTTCTACTACTGTTGTTTGGCGGGTGGAGGAGTCGTATTTGAGGAGATATTCGCGGGCGATCGCTTCGTTTTCTCGCAGTGTTTCGACTTCTTTCTTCCCAATCTCAGTATCAGTAGATAGCAAAATTACTTGATGGCTAGCAGATGGAAAGTAACGTTCAACTAAATTGTTGCGGTGTGAGGAGTCGAGTCTACCTAGCGGCGTATCGATGGCTACTGGTAAGCGGTGTCCAGAGACTTTTGCTAAACCCCAGAGGAATGCGATCGCAAGTAGTTGTTTTTCGCCAGCAGAAAGGCGATGTTTTGGGACTGGTTTACCATTTAAATCGTAAAGCAAAAGGCTGAAAGTCTTAGTATCAATAGTTATCCGATGCACTAAATCTGATTTATGCAGCAGATAAAGGAAGCAATTTTTTACTTCTTCCTCTAATTTATTGAGTTTTCGCAGAGTTAATTTTTCCCGAAAAGTCTTGAGTGTTTCTTGAACTTTTGCTGCTGAGGTAATAATATGTTCGCTATTTTTATGTTTAATATTTTCTACAGTATATTCACTTAATTCTCTCTTCGACTTAGCAATAATAGTTTCTAATTCAGCTAAACGGCGGCGGATTGTTTCATAATTTGCTTTAGCTTCAACAACTTGATTTTGTGCCGATTCTAGTGCTTGACGCAGCTTTGTATAATCTTCTGGTGCTGCTGCTGTTTGCACTTGTCTTTCTAGAGTCTGAATTTCTTCTTCTTTATTTTTGAGAATAGCTAATTTTTCTTTTGCAGAAAGTTTAGAATTTTGTAAGTGATATATAATATTATCTAGTTGACTTAAGCTTTCATCATCAGCTAATAGCCAAGGTGCTTCTGTCTGGATAGTCTTTGCATATAAATTATCTACATCTTGGATTAAAAATGATTGGATTTTTTCAACTTCTATCGGAGAATTTCAACTTGATTTAGCCAAGTGAGTAAGCGCTGATCTCGTTCAAGTAACAAATCTTTAGAAATTTGTACCTGTTGATGGCGAAATTCCTTTTCACCTTGTGTTTGCACCTGATTAAGCAAATTGGGAATTAATGCCAGAGGTAAAACATCAGCCGCCAATTCACACATCGATTGACGTACTTGTTCAATTTCCGCAGTTTTTGTATCCTGTTGTAGTTCTAATTGATTGCGTTCTGCTGCAATCTTCCCACCTTCAGAAATAAATTTATCAAAGGCTTCTTGCTGCTTTTGTTCTAACTCCTCTACCTGATTTTTAAGAGTTTCTACTTTCTCTTCTGTAGTTTGATAATCTTCTTGCTGTTGGGTTAGCCTAGTTTCAATTTCTTCTAGATTTGCTAAATCTTTACTATTACCAACTTCTTTAAGTTTACGGTTAACTAAGATATCTAAATCAACTGCTAAACGATCTGCTAATTCTAAACCTAAAAGTCCACGAATTGCATCTACTACAACTGGGGGTGGTGTTTCCTGTTCTGCAAGTTCTTTAACTTGTTCACCATCAAAGAGAAATAAGTTAGAAATACCTAATGGCAGGAGATTTTCAATATATTCATCCCAGATATTAACTAAAGCATCAGGCCATGTATCACTATCGCCTAAAATACCTAATGTATCTTTACCGTCTTTGGGATTTTTTGTCCAACTACGCACAACACGATATTTTATTGGTTTATCATTTTCAATATGTTCAAAAAGTAATTCAATACGGGTATCTGCAACTGGATCTATTTTGTTGTTAACACATTGGTTGAGAAAATCGTTATAACTTAAATTACCACGGGTAGAACATTGGGCACGAGCGCCATAAAGAGCGAGACGAATGGCATCCATGAGGGTAGTTTTTCCGCCGCCATTCATCCCACCTAAGAGGATAATGGGGCGTGAGGTTTCCTCATCAATTTTTGGGTTAAGGTTGATTACTTGTTTTCCACTATAGGGACCAAAGTTTTGTAATACGAGTTCAAGAAATATCATTAGTTTTTAAAATTAACATGAGTTCGACAGCGATCGCAGAAGCAGAAACTTTGTGATAAAAGGAATTCAGATAATGGCTAGATTTGCACACCTCCAGCTTGAAAAATCTGTTCGGCGGTTAAATTCAATTCTGGGAAAGTAGGTGAGACAATATGGGTATCGCCTCTAAATTGAGTAACTTGGTACTCACCATCAA encodes the following:
- a CDS encoding BREX system Lon protease-like protein BrxL codes for the protein MNSWEATTYNNDLVREVFGNLCIDKTRLPSSGLSSIGVPSFVAEWLLDKIVPGSGTLTSIELEKIDSFIKKAFPRKDDRNEIIFDLTQGEIRKLIALMQVRIKLEQGGKVIPEPLAQIPVLNLTECSIATDIVERYKILLRQGIWGKITLAMLPDGKVEVMDFEPFQCSQVDLQGYAECREKFNTQQWRDLIFCSMGFNPQHPSYQQEAKTWILARLLPLVEANYHVIELAPKGTGKSFFFENISSKVTLISGGKVTPAQLFINGRTKEVGLLGRHEVVVLDEVQSLTFDNPEEMIGPLKNYLASGRYNRSGFADISSDCGLVMLATALPAIMQYSFSYCLSPNIAFSFEDVPHSCRKCCNIELDDQLEPRNEDNLIANLPKFFAETALLDRLSGIIPGWKIPKFQKEMIASQVGLKMDFFGEVLLSLRQDNRFRFYVEQHTKFAKNVTIRDQNAILKSASGFLKILYPHLELTLMDYERDCLEPACKLRQAIRNSLYYLDEEFRQFLVEKFMWRQSKY